CCGGTTGTGTCGGGCGTTCAGGTTGAGAATGGCGGCACGGGCCGTGGCGGCCTGCAGCATTTGCTGTTCTTGGTAGGACATGGTCATTTTGGTCTCCAGCCTCTCTCGGATGGCCGCCAGCGAGCGAAATGATGCAACGGTAAAGCGCCTAGCCGAAGATTACGTAACATTAACGTAACTCAGCGGGTAACGGTATAGCCCTGAGTTTCACGATCCCACGCCTCACGCGTCACCCCCCGTTCGCGCAACAAGTCTTTCCTTATTCGCCCGATCGCATTCTTCGGGAGCTCGCTGACGGTCTCCAGGAATCGCGGTACACAGAAGTAGGGCATCCGGGCCGCGCAGAAATCAAGCAGCTCCGGGTAATCCACTGTGGCACCGGGCCGCAACGTCACGACCACCATGATGTCGTCCTCGCCCAACGGGCTGGGCACCCCGACCGCGGCGGCTTCGGCCACGGCGGGATGGCTCATGACGACGGCCTCCACTTCGACCGAGGAAACGTTTTCACCGCGCCGGCGCAGCGAATCCTTGCTGCGGTCGACGTATGTCAGGTTTCCCTCGGCGTCGAGCCGGCCGAGGTCGCCGGTCCGAAACCATTCCTGGTGTGGAATCACCCGCAACCCTTGGCCGACATAGCCTTCGCTCATCACGCGCGGATACCGGGCCCGGCAGGCGATCTCCCCGACTGCGCCGGCGGGCAACGGATCGCCGCTTTCGTCGACGATGCGCACGTCGAAATTGGGATTCGGCCTGCCCGATGTCCCGGGCACCCCGTCGTCGGCCAGGGCCTTGACGGCGATCGGGAACGCCTCGGTCATCCCGTACATCGTGACTATCCGGCAGCCGTAACGCTTTTCGATGTCGCGATAGGCCTTGGCGTCGATCGGAGCCGCGGAGATGAACCGCAGCGGCAGCCGCGCATCCTGGGGGTCCGCGGGCAGGTTTTGCAGCATCGACACCATCGCGCCGGCGCCGGCGAAGCCGACGGCATTGTGGGCGCGCACGTCGTCCCACACCTCGCCGGGGTGAAACGCCTGGGCCAGCACGGTCGTCGCGCCGAGCAGCATCGGGACCAGCACGCTGGGCGCCGCGCTCAAGTGAAACAGCGGCATCGCCGTCCACAGCACCTCCCCGGCGCGCAATTCCCAGGCCGAGGCGACCGTCGCGGCCACCGTGAACAGGTAGTGCCAGGTCGTGGCAACCGCTTTCGATGGCCCCGTGGTGCCGGACGTGTAGAACAGACAGCCCACCTCCCCCGCCGTCGCGCCGACGTCGGGGGCGGGCCTGGCTGCGCCGCGGGTCAAGGTGGCCGCGAGTGAATCATCTTGCAGCACAAGGCTCGGCGCCGTGTCCAACACGCCGGTGACCTCGTCGACCCGGGGCCGGCGCTCGGCATCGGTGAGGATCACCTTGGCCTGCGACAGGCGCAGGGTGTGCAGTAGGAAGTCTCCTTTGTTGGCGGCGTTGACGGCCGCGCTCACCGCGCCGATGCGCGCCGCGCCCAGCCAGAAGTAGACCCATTCCGGGCAGGTGCCGGTGAACAGGGCCACGCCATCACCACGGCCGACGCCCAAGTCCGCGAGCATGTTCGCCGCGGCGCAGGACCGCTGCCGCATCTGCTCGAAGGTCACGTCGACCCCGGCGATCGACATCATCACCCGGTCGGGGTACTGCTCGGCGCGCCGGTCGAGCACGGCCGGCACCGTGAAACTGTCGACGCCGAAATCGGAGGGCCCGAGAGGTCCGCTCCGGTCGGGACACATGGCTTTCGCTCAGGCTTTCGCGGCCGCCGGGTCGGGCTCACCGTCGGCGGTGTAGCCGAAGTCGGACGGCGACGGCTGCGTGCCCGGGTAGAAGCGGTGCGCCCAGCGGCGAAGGGCCGCATAGTCGTGCGCCTCTTCGGGAGCCAGATTCGGCTTTTCCAGGTACTTCATGTTCTCCCACGTGAAGAAGTCCTGTTTGATGACTTCTTGCTGCAGCGCCAGGAATTTGGCCGCGCGGCCGGTCGGCACGTCGCCGGTGTCGCCCGGCTCGCGGACGGACGCCTGCGTGTAGAAGTAGTCGGTGTAGTCCTCGTCCACCGGCGTCTGCCCGGTGACCTGGACCGTGGCCACCAGCTCGCTCGGGAAGCGGACGATCCCCAGCCCCAGCGAGTAGTTGTCGTAGATGATCTTGGCGTCGACCGGCCCGTTCGGTGTCAGCCAGGTCGAGGCGCGGCCACCGCCGAAATGGGCGTTGACGGTCGCGTGCAAGTGGTAACCGGACACCTCGAAAGAGGCGGTGGTGGCGGGATTGGCGGCCTTGTGCACGTATTGCACGTGGTACGGGTCGGCGGCGTTCTCGATGATCATCTGCGGGTGCACCTTGACTCGGTTGAGCATCTGAGTGTGCGGGTGCAGCGGGTAGTACTCGTTGGTCTCCAACTCGGGCAACACGGGGGGCTGCCAGTAGGGCGCCCGGCCGTGGCGCTCGTGCCACGCGAGGACGAAGCCGTACCACTCCATGCTCGGATAGGTGCGGATGCGGACGTTGTTCTTGCAACCGATCTTGCTGTAGGGGATGAGGGCATTGGTGCCGTCACCCCGCCACCGCCAGCCGTGCCAGGGGCAGACGATGTTGTCGCCTTCTACGGTGCCGCCGACACCCAGGTTGGCGCCGAGGTGTTGGCAGTAGGCGTCCATGACGTGCACCCGGCCGGACTCCGTGCGGAAGATGACGAGTTCCTCACCGAAGTAGTGCGCCCGCTTGACCTGACCGGCGGCCAGGTCGGAGCCGAAGGCCACGATGAACCAGCCCGTCGGGAACCGATAGGTCGACAACGCGATGCCTGCTTGTCCGAATTCGCGTTCCGAGGGATCTCCGGCGGAATCCGACGCCGGATCCGAAATCGTATGCGTCACGCGCTCTCCATATCCCGCCTTGACCCAGGCGAGCCGAGCTGCATCTAAGCCGCCCGTCACTCACCGCGGTTCGACTACAACGTCTATTTTTACTATTTTAAGCATTGAACGTCAACGCGGCTCCAGGCGCGTCCGGCAGAGCGGGGTTAGAAATGACGGCTGCGGCAGTGGACCTTTCCGATTTCGCTCTGTGGCGCAACGGGTTCCCCGACGAGCTGTTCGCGGAACTGCGGCGCAGCCGGCCACTTTTTCGCCACGACCTCACCCCCGGCGTCGCCGCGCTGTTTCCCGGGGGCGCCCAGCGCGAGTTCTGGATCACCACCAAACACCGGCACACGGTCCGGCTGCATCGCGATGTCGACTCCTTCACCGCGGTCGACGGCCCGCTCATCCAGCCGGTCGGGATGTTCTCGTCGTACCCGACCATCATCAACATGGACCCGCCCGGGCTGAACAAGCGCCGCAAGCTCATCTCGAACGCCTTCAACCCGCGGGCGATCGCCAAACTCGAGGATGGCATCCGGGCGCGCGCCGCGCGCATGATCGACCGTCTGCTCGACGAGGGCGGCGGCGATTGGATCGAGGACGTCGCCGACGCCCTGCCGATGACGGTCATCGGCGACATCATCGGCATACCGGAGGACGACCGGCCGCGGATCTTCGACTCGCTGGACGCCATATTGAAGGCCAACTCGGCCGGGGCGCGGCTGAGTCGCCAGGATTACACCGACCTCTACGCCACCATCTTCGGCTACGCCATGGAGCTCACCGCGGAGAAGCGGCGCAATCCCACCGACGACATCTGGAGCACGCTGGCGACCGCGGTGATCACCGGCGAGGACGGTGAGGAATTCAGCCTGCCCCCCAACGAACTCGAGTTCTTCTTCTTCGTGCTGGCGTTCGCGGGCAGCGACACCACAAAGAACGCGTTGGCCATCGGGCTGCAGGCCTTCACCGAGAACCCGGAGCAGATCGGACGTTATCGCGAGCGGGAAGCGTTGCGCCCCAGCGCCGTCGAGGAGGTGTTGCGCTGGGCATCACCGGTCGCGTACTGGACGCGCACCGCCAAGGTCGACGTGGAAATGGACGGCCAGCACATCGCGAAGGGCGAGCGGGTGGTGTCGATGTTGCGTTCGGCGAATCGCGACGAGGAGGTGTTCTCCTCGCCGTTCACCTTCGACATCGGGCGCCAACCCAACCCGCAGGTGGCGTTCGGAGGGGGCGGGCCGCACCACTGCTTGGGCGCCATGCTGGCGCGAGCGGAACTCCGCGCGGTTTTCGACGAACTGTTGCTGCGCTGCGACGACATCGCCCTCGGCCCGGCCAAGGTGGCTTACCCAAACCTGACCACGAACATGTCGATCTACGACGAGATGCCGATCTCGCTCACCGAGCGGCGAGGCTGATTGCCTATCTCGACCCTCGCCGCTGCGGCTGGGGTGCCCAACTCGCGCCGTCGTCGGGCGGAGTCAGTCGATCAGCCGCAGCGCCGCCTTGGGGCACTGGTCAACCGCGGCGCGCACGTCGATCTCCAGCCGCGGCGGCACGGGTCCATCCGCGATCTGCACCACGTCCTCGTCCCCCAGTTCGAAGATTTCCGGTGCCAGCGATTCGCAGAAGCCGTTGGCCTCACACAGGTTTTCGTCAACTGTCACGCGCATCAGATGCCCTCCACTTCTCACAGGCCCTTGGGTCGGGTCCCGATCACCCCGCTGGTTGCGAGGCGCGTCAGTTCTTCGTCGGTCAGCCCGCACCGCTCGCGCAGTATGTCTTCATTGTGCTCGCCCAATCGCGGCGGTGGGCGAAGCAGCCACTTGTCCTGGCCCGCCAGCTTGGCGAACGGGGGGCAGGGGTAGAGGCCCGCACCGGTGCTGGGGTGTTGCAGGGTCTCCAGGAATCCCCGATGGCGCAGTTGGGGATTGTCGGTGACCAACGACGGCGACACCACCGGCGCGGCGGGAATGCCGGCGGCGGCCAACCGCTCCGCCGTCGACGCAAGGGGTTGCCGGCCGAACCAATCCGCGAGCCGGCGATCGACGTCGTCGGCCCGCTGCCACCGCCCGGCGACAGTCAGCAGCTCGTCGTCACACCACGCGGGACGATCCATCAGCTCGACCAGGGCACGCCACTGCCGATCGTCGCGCACGGTGACCGCGATCCAATCGTCTTCCCCGGCACACCGGTAGATGTTTTGGATCGCGTCGCCGAAACCGCGGTTGCCCCGCCGGGTCAGCGTTGTGCCGAACACCTCCGATTCGATGGCCTGTATCGCGGTGGCGTTCAGCACCGTTTCCAGCATCGGCAGCTCGACCAGCTGGCCCGAGCCGGTGCGTTCGGCGAAGTTGAGCGCGGCCAGCACGGCGAACGCGGCGTGCACGCCGGCCAGCGGATCGCAAGCCCCGCGCGGCGTGACCGGCGGGGTGTCGGGCAGTCCGGTCACCCAGGCCAGGCCGGCGATCTGCTCCATGGTGGGGGCGAATCCGACCCGGTCCCGCCACGGCCCATCCAGTCCGAAGGCGGGCATCCGGGCAACGACCAGCCTGGGGTTGACCTTCAGCAGCACGTCGGCGGTCAGGCCGAACTGCTCCATCACCCGCGGTGAGAAGTTTTCGATCACGACGTCGGCGTCGGCGGCCAGCTCGGTGAACAGGCGGCGCCCGTCTTCGGATCCCAAATCCATTGTGACGGAACGCTTGTTGGTGTTCATGGCGTGGAACACCCAGCCGTATTCCCACCAATCGTCGACGTCGGTGCGCATGCCGCCCGAGTACCGGATGCCGTCGGGTCGCTGTATCGACTCCACCTTGACGACGTCGGCTCCGAACGCGGCCAGCAGGTGGGTTGCCGCGGGACCGGCCCAGAACGCGGTGAGGTCGACGATGCGCACCCCGGCCAGGGGCAGCCCGCGCGGTATCGAGCCGACCGCGAGCTCCTTTCGGGGCCAAGGCATCTCGTCGTCAGCCTCACCCAGATCGGGGGTGACCCGCGGCGGGGCGGGCGCACACACCGACATCAACCATGGCGGGCGCGGCTGGTGAAAGCCGGCGGGATTCGAGACGAATGCCCCGCGCTGGGTCACGTACTCCATATCCCGGATCGTGGAGCCGTTGCCCAGCGCCGCGATGGGCAACCGGAACAGTTGCCCGAGCTCGACGATTTCCTCGACGGTCCGTTCGGCCAGCCATGGGCCGATCTGTTCGCGGATCAGGTCACGGTAGGCCCACCGGCCGATCTGGAAGCGGAGCTGTTCGATCTCCTCGAGCTGCGGGCATTCGACCATCGCGCAGAAGTCGAGCCACTGCTGGCCGGTGACCATGGTGATCCCGACGTAGCCGTCCTTGGCGGGCTCGATCGACGGCACTTCGAGCGTGCGGCGGATTGGGGGCACCCGCAGCAGCTGGGAGTGCAGCCATTCGCTGCTCTGCATCGCGGTCAACGCCTCGAGCATGGACAGGTCGAGGTGCTCGCCGGGGCCGCCACGCTCGACACGGCGGCGCACGGCCAGCGCGCCGAAGGCCGCGTACACGCCGCCCATGTACTCCCCCAGGTCGCCGCCGATGGAGATGGGCGGGCCATCGGGATCACCGCGAAAGCCGGGCGAGCCCGCCCACGCCTGCAGGGTGAATTCGCTGGCAGCCCGGTCGGCGTACGGCCCGGACCAGCCGAAGTCGGAAATGCTGACGACGATGGCGTGTGGCGACGACGCCAGCAGCCGCTGCGGGTCGACGCCCAGCGCCGCGGCCTGCGCCCTGCCGGCCGTGACCACGACCACGTCCGCGGCGGCGAGTTCGACGGCAAAGCGACCGGAACCAGGCGGGTGAGTCAAGCTGCGCTTGCCGGCATTGAGGTAAGCGAAAAACGGCGAGCTCTGCCCGTCCGGCACCGGTGAGCGTGTCGCGGAGTACCGGCGGAGCCAATCGCCTTGCGGCGGTTCGATTTTGAGCACCTGCGCGCCGGCATCGGCCAGCAGCTTGCCGCAGTAGCTGCCCGCTATCCGGTCACTGATCTCGACGACACGCAGGTCATGCAGGGGCGTGGGCCGGCTTTCGGACCGCTCGCTCACTTACACCCGCCCTCCCGATCGACGCGCGATCGAAGAAGCTATTTATACCATTACTGCTAAAATAGCTAAGCCAGCGAGTTGATTGGTTTCGAGGATCGGATGACCGACTTGGGAATTGGGCGCGACGCCCGTCGCCGATTGTCGGCGCCGCGGATCGCAGAAATCGTAGCCGACGAGTTGCGCCGCCAGATCATCAATGGCGAGCTCGCCGACGGCGATCTGTTGCCGCGTCAAGAGGTGCTCGTCGAACAGTTCAACGTGAGCCTGGTTTCGCTGCGCGAAGCGCTTCGGATTCTGGAGACCGAGGGGCTGGTTTCGGTTCGGCGGGGAAATCGCGGCGGCGCCGTCGTGCACGCCCCGGCGAAGACCAGCGCCGCCTACATGCTCGGGCTCTTACTGCAGAGCGAGTCCGTAGCGGTCGCCGACCTCGGTATGGCGTTGCAGGAACTCGAGCCCGCGTGCGCCGCGCTGGCCGCCCGGCGGCCGGACCGGGCGGACACCCTGGTTCCCGAACTCAACCGGGTCAACGACTCCATGGCCGAAAACATCGAGGACGGGGGGCTGTTCACCGAAATCGGCCGGGAATTCCACGATCTCGTGGTCCGCGGCTGCGGGAACCACACCATCATCGCGGTGGTCGGCAGCTTGGAGACGCTGTGGACCAGCCACGAACAACAGTGGGCGGACGAGAGCGCGGCGCGCGGCACCTACCCCTCGCTGGCTCAACGCCGCGCCGTCCTCAGCACGCACGTGAAGCTGACCGAGACCATCGCGGAGGGTGATGTCGACCGGGCGCGCCGCATCGCGGGTCGCCATCTCGCCGACACGCAGACCTACGTGCTCTCCGATCGGCACGATCAACGAATCCACGCGCTGTCGCCGCAGGCTTTGTCGCGGACGCGGGACTTCCGGCAACCGTAAGAGGCGCCCCTTGAGAACCGCATTGGTCACCGGCGGCAGCGGCGGGATCGGCAAAGGGTGCGCTCGCAAGTTGGTGGAGCTGGGTTACGACGTCGTGCTGGCGGCGCGCCGCGAGGCCCCGTTGCGGGCGGCCGCCGAGGAGATCGGCGCCCGGCACATCGTGGCCGACGCGTCGGATCCGGGCGGGTTTACCACTGCCACAAGAGCTTTGGAGCGGATCGACCTCGTCGTGCACGCCGCCGGGACGCTGGGCGGAACGTACGCGCGCAAGCAGACGTTCGAGCAGTGGCGGACCATCATCTCGGCCAACCTGGACTCGTGCTTCGTGGTGACCGCCGCCGCGCTGCCCAAGATGCGCGCGGGTTCGCGGTTCGTGTTCATCTCGTCGTCGGCGGCGCACGAACCGATGATGGCCCGGACCGCCTACTCGGCATCCAAGGCCGGCATGAACGCGTTCGCCCGCGCCCTGGCGCTGGAGGTCGACCGCGACGGCATCGCCGTGCACATCGTGACGCCGGGCCCGGTGGAAACCGACATGCTCCAGGACGTGCCCTTCGAGATGTACGCGATTCAGGTGTCCGACGTGGCGGATGCGGTCGCCTGGCTGGACACCGTCGACCCGTCCGTCGACCTGCCGGAGATCCGGCTCAGCGCGGTGCAGCGCGGGCCGTTCGCCCGGCCGCCGGTCGTGCCTACCGAGGCGCGCCGGCGCCGCCAGGGAACGCCTTGATCACCGACTCGCCGAACTCGCGCAGGGAATCCGGCTGCGCGAAGTCGGCGAACCACACGTAGAACCGCTCGACCCGCTGGGCGGCCAACCCGCTGAAGTGACCGATCAGCTCCTCGGCATCGCCGCAGACCAGACCCGATCCCAGGTTGCCGAATCGCCGCGTGCTCACCTCGCGTACGGTCTTCGGATCGCTGCCGGCCCTGACAAAACCCACCATCTGCTGGATCGACACCCGGGCCGTCCCCGCGTTGGGGGCCAGCTTGGGCAACTTGTCGAGGTGGTTGGCCGGCACATTCCACCAATCCGCGTGTCTACGAACGAGTTCCATCATCCGGGGTCCCGTGCCGCCCAGGACCAACGGTATCGGATGGGACCTGCGTGGGGCCTGCGCGGGCTCCCCCGACGCGTCGCCCCAGTACTGCCGGATCAGCTCGAGGTGGCGCCCGAGTTGTTCGACCCTGGCCTTCGGATCCTGCTGCCCCACATTGAATCTGGTTAGCTCCGCCGGCCAGGATCCCGAACCCAGGCCCAGATCGAATCTGCCCTCGGATGCGTCCGACAGGGTGACGGCCTGTTTGGCCAGCACGGCGGGGTGGCGAAACGCGTCGCACAGCACCAGGTGGCCGATCCGCAGCCGCTCCGTCTTGGCCGCCACCCAGCCGGCGATGCCCATTGCCTCCCAGATGCTTTCATCGGGTAGGCCCGGCGCCTCGAGGTGATCGATGAACGCCATCCCGTCGAAGCCACTCGCCTCGGCGTGGCGTGCCCGCTCCGCGATGTCCGCCGCCGACAACCGCACCTGCGGCAAGAACAAATACCACTCGACCATGCACCCACCTATGCGTGTGTTCCCTGCGATTGCGGACCGGCCCGCTAGTTTACTATTTTTATTATGTTAGGGGTCTTATGGATGTTGGACTGAACTCGGAGCAGCTGTCGCTGCGGGACACCGTGCGTGACGTCCTGCGCACCGAGTGCCCTCCCGATTCCGCTCGCCAAGCGATGACGGATCCGGAGCGGTGGCGCGCGCTGTGGAAGACGGTCGTCGATCTCGGTTGGACGGAGCTGGCCGTCCCTGGGGCCGGCGACTACGGACCGGTTGAGCTGGCTGTGGTACTCGAGGAATGCGGTGCCGCCATCGCGCCGATCCCGCTGCTGAGCAGCATCGGTCTGGCTGCCGGCGCGTTGCGCCCCACCGGCCTCGACGCGGTTCTCGAGGACATCGCCGGCGGTGTCGTCGCCACCCTGGCCGTGCACTCCAAGGGGTCTCGGCTGCCCGGGGCGCCGATGACGCTACGCGGCGGGCACCTGCGCGGACGAGCCGTCGCGGTCCCCAACCTGTCCCGCGCCGAGCTGCTCGTCACGCTGGCGCGGTCCGACACCGGCCCCGACGACACGGTGGTGGCCGTCGCGCGCTGCGGCGACGGGGTGACCGTGATCGCGGGCGAGTCCACCGACCCCGCCCAACCGCTGGCGGATGTCGAGGTCGACGCCGAGCCGTTGGCCACCGCACCGGTCGATATCGAAAAAGCGTTGACGGCGCCGTTGGTGGCGGCCGCCGCCGACCTGGTCGGCACGGCGAGCACCGCCTTGCACCGCGCCGTCGAGCACGCGAAGACGCGTCGCCAGTTCGGCACGCCGATCGGCGCGTTCCAGGGAATCAAGCACGCACTCGCCGACAACTACGTCGGTTTGGAGCGCGCCCGCAGTCTCACCTATGCCGCGGCCGCCCGGCTGGGCGATCCGGCCACGGCACCCGCCGACGCCTGGACCACCGCAGCGCTCGCCAAAGCGGCGGCCGGCGACGCGGCCGCCAACTGCGCGAAGACCGCGGTCCAGGTGCACGGCGCCCTCGGGCAGACCTGGGAGCACGACGCCCACCTCTACGTCCGGCACGCCTGGCAGGCCGCAGCGATGCTGGGAGACAGCCGCGCGCTCTACCACGAGGTGGGCCGGCGTTTTGCGGGAGGCGCGGCATGACCGGGGCGGTTTCGATAGTCGACGAATTCGCCACCTGGCTGACGGATTTTCTGCCGAAGGACTACTACGACAACTATCGCGAATACCGCTGGGACCTGAAGCTGCGGCGCGATTACCAGCGAGCGGCCTTCGAGGCGGGCTGGATACAGCCGACCTGGACCCGCGAACACGGCGGCCGATCGCTGGGCCTGCGGGACGCGATGGAGGTCCGGCTCGAGGCCGCGCTGCGGTCCGCGCCCAAGCTGCCCAACATCGCGGGCCCCAACGTCGCCGCACCCGGCATCCGCCAGTTCGGCACCCCGGCGCAGATCGACCGCCTCCTGGTGCCACTGCTGCGCGGCGACGAATGGTGGGCGCTGGGCATGTCCGAGCCGGAAGCCGGATCGGACTTCGCCGGCCTGCGCACGCGCGCCGAACGCGACGGGGACAGCTTCCGGGTCAACGGCCACAAGATTTGGACGACGCAGGCGCACGAATCGCGGTGGTGCACCCTGTATGCGCGCACCGACCCGGAGGCGCCGAAACACCGCGGCATCTCCTGCCTGATCCTCGACCTGCACTCCCCGGGGGTGCGGATCGAACCCATCCGGATGGCGTCCATCTCCGACGAGACATTCTGCGAAGTGTTCCTGGACGACGTCGAGGTGCCCGCCGAAAACCTATTGGGGCCGTTGCACGGCGGGTGGAACGTCGCGTTGTCGTCGCTGCACCATGAACGCCAGATGATCTGGATCATGAACTGGGTCGAGATCAAACGTGGGCTCGACGCGGTACGTAGGGCGCAACCGACGGCGGACATCTGCGCGGAGCTCGGCTCCCTGCTTGCCGACGCCGAAGCGTTGCGGGCCACCGGATATCGCGCCCTGGGCAACGAGCTGGCGGGGCGACCCAGCCCCGAGGCCGACACCATGAAGCTGCTCGGATCGGTTACCTTGCAGCGTGTTTGGGAGCTCGCCGCCGTCGCGGAGGGAACCCAGTCGCTCACCGACCCGGACCTGCTCTTCGAGCGCCAGGACGCGCTGGCCGCGACCATCTACGGCGGGACATCGGAGGTGCAGCGCAACATCATCGCCGAGCGGCTGCTCGGGCTGCCGAAGGGATGACCACGATGGATTACGACCTCGGCGACGACGCCGCACAACTGCGAAACCACCTGCGCGAGCTGGTGTCCAATCACATCCCCGCCGACTTCCTCGGCGCCTGCACCGAGAACCCGCGGGACCTGGCCACCACCGAGACGTTCTGCAAACTGCTGGCCGCCGAGGGCCTGCTGGCGCTGGCCTGGCCGAAAGAGCATGGCGGCGGAGGCGGTTCGGTGTGGCAGCAGACGGTGCTGCGCGAGGAGATGTGGGCCCAGCACGAGCCCCGCGGTCCCCAGTACATGGGGATCAACTGGGTGGGTCCGGCGCTGA
This genomic interval from Mycobacterium sp. SMC-2 contains the following:
- a CDS encoding acyl-CoA dehydrogenase family protein, with translation MTGAVSIVDEFATWLTDFLPKDYYDNYREYRWDLKLRRDYQRAAFEAGWIQPTWTREHGGRSLGLRDAMEVRLEAALRSAPKLPNIAGPNVAAPGIRQFGTPAQIDRLLVPLLRGDEWWALGMSEPEAGSDFAGLRTRAERDGDSFRVNGHKIWTTQAHESRWCTLYARTDPEAPKHRGISCLILDLHSPGVRIEPIRMASISDETFCEVFLDDVEVPAENLLGPLHGGWNVALSSLHHERQMIWIMNWVEIKRGLDAVRRAQPTADICAELGSLLADAEALRATGYRALGNELAGRPSPEADTMKLLGSVTLQRVWELAAVAEGTQSLTDPDLLFERQDALAATIYGGTSEVQRNIIAERLLGLPKG